From the genome of Bacteroides sp. MSB163, one region includes:
- a CDS encoding AAA family ATPase, with amino-acid sequence MNPLDYIVQDRKRLPYGMMNFADIRCDNYYYVDKTRFIPMIEQADRFFFFIRPRRFGKSLTLNILQHYYDVSTRDKFDDLFGDLYIGQHPTPDRNSYLVLYLNFSGINAELNDYRKGLDEHCGTTIESFCKKYADLLPPETWEELHTKNGAVAQLEFLYQVCERAGQKMYLFIDEYDHFTNAILSNPESLRRYTDETHGEGYLRNLFNKVKAGTYFSIKRCFITGVNPVTMDDLTSGFNIGTNYSLSSKFNQLMGFTEEEVREMLNYYSTNSPFRHTVDELIEIMKPWYDNYCFAQDCYGETTMYNSNMVLYFVKNYIDNGKVPQNMIESNIRIDYEKLRMLIRKDKEFAHDASIIQTLVSQGYIIGDLKDGFPAVSITNPDNFVSLLYYFGMLTISGMHEGKTKLTIPNMVVQEQLYTYLLNTYNDADLSFSSYEKSELSSALAYRGDWQSYFGYIADCLKRYASQRDKQKGEFFVHGFTLAMTAQNRFYRPISEQDTQAGYVDIFLCPMLEIYSDMTHSYIVELKYAKYKDPENRVEELRREAIAQANRYADTDTVKRAIGNTRLHKVVVVYKGMEMRVCEEVI; translated from the coding sequence ATGAATCCATTGGACTATATAGTACAGGACAGGAAAAGACTTCCCTACGGAATGATGAACTTTGCAGATATTCGCTGCGACAACTATTATTATGTAGATAAAACCCGCTTCATCCCCATGATAGAGCAGGCAGACCGTTTCTTCTTCTTCATCCGTCCACGACGCTTTGGCAAGAGTCTGACACTGAATATCCTGCAACACTATTATGACGTGAGTACCCGCGATAAGTTTGACGATCTTTTTGGTGACCTCTACATCGGGCAACACCCTACGCCTGACCGCAACAGCTACTTAGTGCTCTATCTTAACTTTTCCGGCATCAATGCCGAACTAAATGATTACCGCAAAGGATTGGATGAGCACTGCGGCACAACCATCGAGAGCTTTTGCAAGAAATATGCCGATCTCCTCCCCCCGGAGACATGGGAAGAACTGCATACCAAAAACGGAGCTGTAGCGCAACTGGAATTCCTCTACCAAGTATGTGAACGCGCCGGACAGAAAATGTACCTTTTCATCGACGAATACGACCATTTCACCAACGCCATCCTTTCCAATCCCGAAAGTTTACGCCGATACACTGACGAGACGCATGGCGAAGGTTATCTGCGTAATCTATTTAACAAAGTGAAGGCAGGAACCTATTTCAGCATCAAGCGCTGCTTCATCACCGGCGTAAACCCTGTGACGATGGACGACCTGACCAGCGGATTCAACATTGGTACCAACTACTCACTCTCATCGAAATTCAACCAGTTGATGGGTTTCACTGAAGAAGAAGTGCGCGAAATGCTGAACTATTACTCTACAAACAGTCCTTTCCGCCACACCGTGGACGAATTGATAGAGATAATGAAACCTTGGTATGACAATTACTGTTTTGCGCAGGATTGTTATGGCGAAACCACGATGTACAACTCCAATATGGTGCTTTATTTCGTAAAAAACTACATTGATAATGGTAAAGTGCCGCAAAACATGATAGAGAGCAACATCCGCATCGACTATGAGAAGTTGCGCATGCTCATCCGCAAGGACAAGGAATTTGCTCACGATGCCTCCATCATCCAGACTTTAGTGAGCCAAGGCTATATCATCGGTGACCTGAAGGATGGTTTCCCTGCCGTCAGCATCACCAATCCCGATAATTTCGTAAGCCTGCTCTACTACTTCGGAATGCTCACCATCAGCGGAATGCACGAAGGAAAAACCAAACTGACCATTCCCAATATGGTGGTGCAGGAACAACTCTACACCTATCTGCTGAATACTTATAATGATGCCGACCTCAGCTTCAGCAGCTATGAAAAGAGCGAACTATCCAGTGCACTGGCCTATCGGGGTGATTGGCAGTCCTACTTCGGCTACATTGCCGACTGTCTGAAGCGTTATGCTTCACAGCGTGACAAGCAGAAGGGCGAGTTCTTTGTCCACGGCTTCACCCTTGCCATGACTGCTCAGAATCGCTTCTACCGCCCCATTTCCGAACAGGACACACAGGCAGGATACGTCGATATCTTCCTCTGTCCGATGCTGGAGATTTACTCCGACATGACGCACAGTTACATCGTGGAGTTGAAGTATGCCAAGTACAAAGACCCCGAAAACCGCGTGGAAGAACTGCGCCGGGAAGCCATTGCCCAAGCCAACCGCTACGCCGACACGGACACAGTGAAACGCGCCATCGGCAACACCCGGCTGCACAAGGTTGTAGTAGTATATAAAGGGATGGAAATGCGGGTGTGCGAGGAAGTGATCTGA
- a CDS encoding two-component regulator propeller domain-containing protein — protein MKNRHYFPQVSLFICILCCFPHLIHAYSLRQFSNKNGLSNSAILSLYQDHQGVIWIGSCDGLNIFDGTNIHVYNPVNPTKAPLSGNLINDIMETEKDVLWIQTNYGLDRLDTKLQTSKSFTEFKDKNYMAKSRDNDLFIVKDDGYIYYYQPEKQLFQKLEVAQIAFGHVLSTIIDKNNILWVFTSNNDTRSYQINKNKEGITLTPSNLFKHPEQLLWAFAEEDLAYFIDKTYSLYEYDFGNQQQYFIADLKAEVETRGEVSSIIKQQNDYYIGFKSSGLIVLKYMSDQKIKYQIQDTEIHSGIFCLMKDKYQDIVWIGTDGQGVYMYFNDAFSITNTLLDTPVYQINNPVRTVYYDEEQTLWIGTKGGGILRIRNYSPETNTAASFDRISISNSTLTDNTVYCFAPGSANRLWIGTENGLNYYSYQNKQLKAFTVIADGKKVKYVHSINELNDTTLWVSTVGEGIVKVILDKAGSSPSVKSATRIVLDDGRMASNYFFTSFQENDSILWFGNRGYGAYRLNVETEQLTPYRFDNVVNSQTANDIFAIYKNEKGYWLGTSSGLLHFNEDYSHYHDRADLFSNNTVHGILEDQQNNLWISTNQGLVRFNTKTNTGQTYDRENGLEVTEFSDGAFYKDLRTETLFFGGTNGFVTVKPNAYIMADYMPQINLKGLSIFGKEYNIHDFLHDKKGKKILQLDYSQNFFCIDFMAIDYINGNNYSYSYKLDEVSSQWIESGTSASAIFSNLAPGQYTLLVKYKNNMNGKECEPQKLLIQITPPWYLSNWAYILYFILIALFCILAVYRIVHQYRRKQHRMIEKLNREKKEEVYESKLRFFTNITHEFCTPLTLIYGPCEKILAYPQSDSYIRKYGKMIQQNTEKLNGLILELLEFRRLETGHKVLSIQRLSVSDKLRNIAESFCELAENKNLNYRLDIEPDIEWNTDISCFSKIVNNLISNAFKYTPEEGNITIGLKVENQLLTLNISNSGKGIAKENLAKIFDRYKILDSFEMNGKNSRNGLGLAICKNMVTLLNGEINVSSIQNEITTFTVTLPELSPTAQEAETPQKVYETGPLNTNTEPMELEQTAVNFDTSKHTVMIIDDDPSMLWFVSEIFVDKYNVLSFNNAAEALASLELKQPDLIISDVMMPEIDGLSFAQKIKQNKLWSHIPLILLSALHHEDDQVKGIEAGAEVYVTKPFNVKYLEKVVYRLIKRESDLKEYYSSIFSSFKVENGNCIHKEDQEFLDKVIETIEKNITNPDLSVELLSSDLGYSTRQFYRKLKPITDKSPADIIKEYRLTMAERLLLTKNYTIEEIMDKTGFNNRGTFYKLFSQRFGMPPRQYREQQKDSVKKELTDMDSINE, from the coding sequence ATGAAAAACAGACACTATTTCCCCCAAGTTTCACTGTTTATTTGCATCTTATGCTGCTTTCCGCATTTGATTCATGCATACAGTCTGCGGCAATTTTCAAACAAAAACGGCTTATCCAACAGTGCTATCTTATCCCTTTACCAGGATCATCAGGGAGTTATCTGGATCGGTTCATGTGATGGTCTGAATATTTTCGACGGCACCAATATCCATGTATATAATCCTGTCAACCCGACGAAAGCCCCATTATCCGGAAACCTGATTAACGACATCATGGAGACTGAAAAGGATGTATTATGGATACAGACCAACTATGGACTGGATCGTCTGGATACCAAACTCCAGACATCTAAAAGCTTTACGGAGTTCAAAGACAAGAACTATATGGCAAAAAGCAGGGATAATGACCTCTTCATTGTAAAAGACGACGGATATATCTATTACTATCAACCGGAAAAGCAACTCTTCCAAAAATTGGAAGTAGCTCAAATAGCATTCGGACACGTATTATCCACTATCATCGACAAAAACAATATTCTATGGGTATTCACTTCGAATAATGACACCCGCAGCTATCAGATAAACAAGAATAAAGAAGGAATAACCCTCACCCCCAGCAATCTTTTCAAGCACCCCGAACAGTTATTATGGGCATTCGCAGAAGAAGATCTGGCCTATTTCATCGATAAAACCTACTCACTCTATGAATATGACTTCGGCAATCAACAGCAATACTTTATTGCAGATCTCAAAGCAGAAGTCGAAACTCGCGGAGAAGTTTCTTCCATCATCAAACAACAAAACGACTATTACATTGGCTTCAAAAGCAGCGGATTGATCGTATTGAAATATATGTCCGATCAGAAAATAAAATACCAGATACAAGATACGGAAATCCATTCCGGCATCTTCTGTCTGATGAAGGACAAATATCAAGATATTGTTTGGATAGGAACAGACGGACAAGGGGTATACATGTATTTCAATGATGCTTTCTCCATTACCAATACGCTGCTGGATACTCCTGTATACCAGATAAACAACCCCGTACGTACCGTTTACTACGACGAGGAACAAACCTTATGGATAGGAACCAAAGGAGGAGGTATATTGCGTATCAGGAATTATTCTCCGGAAACCAATACAGCAGCTTCTTTCGATCGGATCTCCATCAGCAACAGTACCTTAACCGACAACACCGTCTATTGCTTTGCCCCCGGTTCTGCGAACAGGCTATGGATTGGAACGGAAAACGGGCTTAACTACTATTCATACCAGAATAAACAGCTGAAAGCGTTTACAGTGATAGCCGATGGAAAGAAGGTGAAATATGTACACTCCATCAACGAATTAAATGATACCACTTTATGGGTATCCACTGTAGGTGAAGGTATCGTAAAAGTTATTTTGGATAAAGCCGGTAGCTCTCCTTCCGTTAAATCGGCTACCAGAATTGTTCTGGATGACGGGCGTATGGCTTCCAATTATTTCTTTACCTCCTTCCAGGAGAATGATTCTATCCTTTGGTTCGGTAACCGTGGTTATGGAGCCTACCGGCTCAATGTCGAAACCGAACAGCTAACTCCATACAGGTTTGATAATGTAGTGAACAGTCAGACGGCCAATGATATTTTCGCCATTTATAAAAATGAGAAAGGATATTGGCTGGGAACCAGTTCCGGACTACTTCACTTCAATGAAGATTACTCACATTATCATGACAGGGCTGACCTTTTCTCAAACAACACAGTACATGGCATTTTGGAAGACCAGCAAAATAACCTTTGGATCAGCACAAATCAAGGACTGGTAAGGTTCAACACTAAAACCAATACCGGGCAGACTTACGACCGGGAAAACGGACTGGAAGTCACTGAATTCAGTGATGGTGCTTTTTATAAAGACTTACGGACCGAAACTTTATTCTTCGGAGGGACAAACGGATTTGTTACCGTCAAGCCTAACGCTTATATTATGGCAGACTATATGCCTCAAATAAACCTGAAGGGATTATCTATCTTCGGAAAAGAATACAATATTCATGATTTTCTTCACGACAAGAAAGGAAAGAAGATACTTCAGCTGGATTATAGCCAGAACTTCTTCTGTATCGACTTTATGGCAATAGATTATATAAATGGTAACAATTACTCTTATTCTTACAAATTGGACGAAGTAAGCAGCCAGTGGATAGAAAGCGGAACATCGGCCAGCGCCATCTTCTCCAATCTTGCACCCGGACAATATACCTTGTTAGTGAAATACAAGAATAACATGAATGGAAAAGAGTGCGAACCGCAGAAACTTCTGATTCAGATTACTCCTCCCTGGTATTTAAGTAACTGGGCGTATATTCTCTATTTCATATTAATCGCTTTGTTCTGCATTCTTGCTGTTTACAGGATAGTTCATCAATACCGCCGGAAGCAACACCGCATGATTGAGAAATTGAACCGGGAAAAGAAAGAAGAAGTCTATGAGTCCAAGCTGCGCTTCTTTACCAACATCACGCATGAATTCTGTACGCCGCTGACGCTGATTTATGGTCCGTGCGAGAAGATACTTGCCTACCCGCAATCTGATTCGTACATCCGCAAATACGGGAAGATGATACAGCAGAATACAGAAAAACTGAATGGCTTGATTCTGGAACTGCTGGAATTCCGCAGGCTGGAAACCGGTCATAAAGTGCTTTCTATCCAAAGATTATCCGTATCGGACAAACTCCGGAACATAGCGGAATCCTTCTGTGAATTGGCTGAAAATAAGAATCTGAACTATCGGTTGGATATTGAACCGGACATTGAATGGAACACGGATATCAGCTGTTTCAGTAAGATCGTCAATAACCTGATCTCAAATGCTTTCAAATATACTCCGGAAGAAGGGAATATCACCATCGGCCTGAAAGTAGAAAACCAGCTTCTAACCCTTAATATATCCAACTCAGGAAAGGGGATAGCTAAAGAGAATCTTGCAAAGATATTCGATCGCTATAAGATATTGGATTCTTTTGAAATGAATGGCAAGAATTCACGGAATGGGCTGGGATTGGCTATTTGTAAGAATATGGTTACTCTGTTGAACGGTGAAATCAATGTCAGCAGTATTCAGAATGAGATAACGACATTTACAGTCACTTTACCGGAACTATCGCCCACTGCACAGGAAGCGGAAACACCCCAAAAAGTGTATGAAACAGGACCTCTGAATACAAATACGGAGCCCATGGAACTGGAACAGACCGCTGTTAATTTCGACACTTCCAAGCACACGGTTATGATCATTGACGACGATCCTTCTATGTTATGGTTCGTCTCGGAAATATTTGTAGATAAATACAATGTATTATCTTTCAATAACGCTGCAGAAGCTTTGGCCAGTCTGGAACTGAAACAGCCGGATCTGATTATTTCAGATGTGATGATGCCTGAAATAGACGGACTTTCCTTTGCCCAGAAAATCAAGCAAAACAAGTTATGGAGCCATATTCCACTCATTCTACTGTCTGCCCTTCATCACGAAGACGATCAGGTGAAAGGCATTGAGGCTGGTGCAGAAGTGTATGTGACGAAACCTTTCAATGTAAAATACTTAGAGAAAGTAGTCTACCGGTTGATTAAAAGAGAATCGGACCTGAAAGAATATTATAGTTCCATATTCAGTTCATTCAAAGTGGAAAACGGGAACTGTATCCACAAAGAAGATCAGGAATTCCTGGATAAGGTGATAGAAACCATAGAAAAGAATATCACAAACCCTGACTTATCCGTTGAACTATTGAGCAGTGACCTGGGCTATAGCACCCGTCAGTTCTACCGTAAATTAAAGCCTATAACGGACAAATCTCCTGCTGATATCATCAAAGAATATCGCCTCACAATGGCCGAGCGACTGTTGCTGACAAAGAACTATACCATTGAGGAAATTATGGACAAGACAGGTTTCAATAACCGCGGAACGTTCTATAAATTATTCTCCCAGCGTTTCGGTATGCCACCACGCCAATATAGGGAACAGCAGAAGGATAGTGTGAAGAAGGAATTGACAGATATGGATTCTATCAACGAATAA
- the mutS gene encoding DNA mismatch repair protein MutS produces MMKQFLDLKAKHPDAVMLFRCGDFYETYSTDAVVAAEILGITLTKRANGKGKTVEMAGFPHHALDTYLPKLVRAGKRVAICDQLEDPKMTKKLVKRGITELVTPGVSINDNILNYRENNFLAAVHFGKGTCGVAFLDISTGEFLTAEGPFDYVDKLLNNFAPKEVLFERGKRGMFEGNFGSKFFTFELDDWVFTETTAREKLLKHFETKNLKGFGVEHLKNGIIASGAILQYLIMTQHTQIGHITSLARIEEDKYVRLDKFTVRSLELIGSMNDGGSSLLNVIDKTISPMGARLLKRWLVFPLKDVLPINERLNVVEYFFRQPDFKELIEEQLHLIGDLERIISKVAVGRVSPREVVALKVALQAIEPIKEACMEADNASLNRIGEQLNICKSIRDRIEKEINNDPPLLINKGGVMKLGVNAELDELRQIAYSGKDYLLQIQQRESELTEIPSLKIGYNNVFGYYIEVRNTHKDKVPQEWIRKQTLANAERYITQELKEYEEKILGAEDKILILETQLYMELVQALSEFIPAIQVNANQIARLDCLLSFANVARENNYIRPVIEDNDVLDIRQGRHPVIEKQLPIGEKYIANDVVLDSSSQQIIIITGPNMAGKSALLRQTALITLLAQIGSFVPAESAHIGLVDKIFTRVGASDNISVGESTFMVEMNEAADILNNLSSRSLVLFDELGRGTSTYDGISIAWAIVEHIHEHPKAKARTLFATHYHELNEMEKSFKRIKNYNVSVKEVDNKVIFLRKLERGGSEHSFGIHVAKMAGMPKSIVKRANDILKQLEADNRQQGIASKPMAEVGETRGGMQLSFFQLEDPVLCQIRDEILNLDVNNLTPLEALNKLNDIKRIVKGK; encoded by the coding sequence ATGATGAAACAGTTCTTGGACCTGAAAGCCAAGCATCCTGATGCCGTTATGCTGTTTCGCTGCGGCGACTTCTATGAAACTTATTCTACCGATGCTGTTGTTGCAGCCGAAATCCTGGGAATTACCCTGACTAAGCGTGCCAATGGTAAAGGGAAGACTGTTGAAATGGCGGGATTCCCTCATCATGCACTGGATACGTATCTGCCTAAACTGGTACGTGCCGGGAAGCGTGTAGCCATCTGTGACCAGTTGGAAGACCCGAAAATGACCAAGAAACTGGTGAAGCGGGGTATTACGGAACTGGTAACTCCCGGTGTTTCCATCAATGATAATATACTGAATTACCGGGAGAATAACTTCCTGGCTGCCGTACATTTTGGTAAGGGAACGTGCGGTGTGGCATTTCTCGATATATCTACGGGTGAGTTCCTCACAGCAGAAGGGCCTTTCGACTATGTAGACAAGCTATTGAATAACTTCGCGCCTAAAGAAGTACTTTTTGAGCGTGGTAAGCGGGGCATGTTCGAGGGGAATTTCGGAAGTAAGTTCTTTACCTTCGAACTGGACGACTGGGTGTTTACAGAGACTACCGCCCGGGAGAAACTTCTGAAGCATTTTGAAACGAAGAATCTGAAAGGTTTTGGTGTAGAGCATCTCAAGAATGGTATCATCGCTTCGGGAGCTATCCTGCAATATCTCATCATGACGCAGCATACCCAAATCGGGCATATCACTTCTTTGGCACGTATTGAAGAAGATAAATACGTCCGTCTGGATAAATTCACGGTCCGTAGCCTTGAGTTGATAGGCAGCATGAATGATGGAGGCAGCAGTTTGCTAAATGTGATTGATAAGACTATCAGTCCGATGGGTGCCCGTTTACTGAAGCGCTGGTTGGTGTTTCCGTTGAAAGATGTGTTGCCTATCAATGAACGTCTGAACGTGGTGGAATACTTCTTTCGTCAGCCGGATTTCAAAGAACTGATCGAAGAACAGTTGCATTTGATAGGCGATTTGGAACGTATCATCTCTAAAGTGGCTGTAGGACGTGTTTCTCCTCGTGAAGTAGTTGCATTAAAGGTAGCTTTGCAGGCTATCGAGCCTATTAAGGAAGCTTGTATGGAGGCGGATAATGCCAGTCTGAACCGTATCGGTGAGCAACTGAATATCTGTAAGTCCATTCGCGACCGCATTGAAAAAGAGATTAATAATGATCCTCCGTTGCTGATAAACAAAGGTGGTGTTATGAAGTTGGGCGTCAATGCCGAATTGGATGAATTACGCCAGATAGCTTATTCCGGTAAAGATTATCTGCTACAGATACAGCAACGGGAAAGTGAGCTGACTGAAATTCCCAGTCTGAAAATCGGTTACAACAATGTATTCGGTTACTATATTGAAGTGCGCAATACACATAAGGATAAGGTACCACAGGAGTGGATACGTAAACAGACCTTGGCCAATGCCGAACGTTACATTACACAAGAGCTGAAAGAGTACGAAGAGAAAATTCTCGGTGCCGAAGATAAGATATTGATACTGGAAACCCAGCTCTACATGGAACTGGTGCAGGCTTTAAGTGAGTTTATTCCTGCCATTCAGGTGAATGCAAACCAGATCGCGCGTCTGGACTGTTTGCTGTCTTTTGCCAATGTGGCACGTGAGAATAATTATATACGTCCTGTCATCGAAGACAACGATGTACTGGATATCCGCCAGGGACGACATCCGGTTATCGAGAAGCAACTTCCCATAGGAGAGAAGTACATTGCCAATGATGTGGTGCTGGATAGTAGCTCGCAACAGATCATCATCATTACCGGTCCGAACATGGCGGGTAAGTCTGCATTGCTGAGACAGACGGCGTTGATAACGCTGCTGGCACAGATTGGTAGCTTCGTACCTGCCGAGAGTGCACATATCGGTTTGGTGGATAAGATATTTACCCGTGTAGGTGCCAGTGATAATATTTCTGTCGGAGAGTCTACTTTCATGGTGGAAATGAACGAGGCGGCTGATATTTTGAATAACCTTTCTTCGCGCAGTCTGGTGCTCTTTGACGAGTTGGGACGAGGTACATCTACGTACGACGGTATTTCTATTGCCTGGGCGATTGTAGAGCATATCCATGAGCATCCTAAAGCAAAGGCGCGTACGTTGTTTGCTACGCACTATCACGAGTTGAACGAGATGGAGAAAAGCTTCAAGCGTATCAAGAACTACAATGTTTCCGTTAAGGAGGTGGATAATAAGGTCATTTTCCTGCGTAAACTGGAACGTGGCGGTAGTGAACACTCCTTTGGTATCCATGTGGCAAAGATGGCGGGTATGCCGAAAAGTATCGTAAAACGTGCGAATGATATTCTGAAACAGCTTGAGGCAGACAATCGTCAGCAAGGTATTGCAAGTAAGCCGATGGCGGAAGTAGGAGAGACGCGTGGCGGCATGCAGCTTAGCTTTTTCCAGTTGGAAGATCCTGTGCTCTGCCAGATACGTGACGAGATTTTGAATCTGGATGTGAATAATCTGACCCCACTGGAGGCATTGAATAAGTTGAATGATATTAAGAGGATTGTAAAGGGGAAGTAA